One window from the genome of Carnobacteriaceae bacterium zg-84 encodes:
- a CDS encoding recombinase family protein: MPSTLKIIQPLTPGGKKKWSARTVAAILSNEKYKGDALLQKSFTVDFLTKEKKKNEGEIPQYYVTGNHEAIISPSTFDRVQRLLERRKAG, from the coding sequence ATGCCATCAACCCTAAAAATTATACAGCCATTAACACCCGGTGGGAAGAAGAAATGGTCGGCGAGAACAGTTGCAGCAATACTTAGTAATGAGAAATATAAAGGAGATGCGCTGCTGCAAAAGTCATTTACAGTTGATTTTTTGACTAAGGAAAAGAAAAAGAATGAGGGTGAAATACCTCAATATTATGTAACAGGAAATCACGAGGCTATTATTTCACCAAGTACATTTGATAGGGTACAGAGGTTACTAGAGCGAAGAAAAGCTGGTTAA